The genomic window GCCGGAGCCGCGGGGCGCTGGCGCGTGCGCCTCAGCCGGCGCGCCACCAGGCCCGCCTTGCCTACCGGCTGGCCCTGCGCGACGGCGCCGTGCGGTTGCGGCGCCGGCCCGCTCGCGCCTCGCTCATGCCGGGGATGTGGGAGCTGCCGGCAGCGCGCCCCACCCGCGCCGCGGCCCACGGCGCCGGCGTCCTCCTGCGCCTGCGCCACTCCATCACCACCACCGACTACCAGGTGGAGGTACGGGGCGGGGCGGGCGGCGCCGGCCATGGGACGCGCTGGGTGCCGCGCTCCCGCCTGGCCCATCTTCCCCTCACCGGGCTGGCCCGCAAGATCCTGCAACGCGTCGGCCTGCTGGCGAATCCAATGAGGTCCGATCGGAGGAATTGAAATGCCTGCTCTGGAGACTGGAGCCGCTGCCCCGGGATTCACCCTTCCCGGCATGGAGGGCAAGAAGTTCTCGCTCGCGGAGGCGCTGCAGCGCGGCCCGGTGCTGGCCGCGTTCTTCAAGGTCAGTTGTCCCGTCTGCCAGTTCACCCTGCCGTTCCTGGAGAGGATCCACAGGGCCTGTGCGGGGACGAAGGCCACCGTGCTGGGCATCTCCCAGGACGACAATAAGGACACCGCCGCCTTCCTGCGCGAGTACGGCATCAGCTTCCCGGTGCTGCTCGACGACACCCGCAGCTATCCCGTCTCCAATGCCTATGGGCTGACCAACGTGCCCACCGTTTTCCTGATCACGTCCGAGGGCGGGGTCGAGATCTCGAGTGTGGGCTGGAGCCGGCAGGACGTCGAGAGCATCGCGGCGCGACTGGCGCAGGCGGCGGGCAAGCCCCCGGCCGCGCTCTTCCGCCCGCGCGAGGACGTCCCCGACTTCAAGGCGGGTTGAAGCTCCAAGAACTGACCCGCGGTCTGCGGGTCGGCCACTGGCCGCATCCTCTGGCGGCGAGTAGAATATTGGGTCTGCACCAGCGCTCTTCCTTGGAGAGTCCGTCATGCGCAGAATCCCGTATCTTGCCCTGCTCCTGCTGTTCGCCGTATGCCTGCCCGCCCCCGCTCAGAAAGGGGCGCCGCGCTCCGCCCCGAAGGCCGGAGAGGTTGCCGCGCGCTTGCCGCGGGCCGCGCTGGCGGCCATGGAGAGCATCTCGGCGGAGCGCATGCGCGCTCACGTCAAGTTTCTGGCCGACGATCTGCTGGAAGGGCGGGGCACTGGGGCCCGCGGCGGCGACCTCGCCGCCCTCTACATCGCCACCCAGTTCGAGCTCGACGGCCTGCAGCCCGCCGGCGACCACGGCACCTGGTTCCAGAAGGTGCCGCTCATCGGCATCACCACCCAGCCCGAGAGCACCTTCACGCTCGTCCCCGATCAAGGCCCGCCCATGCCCCTGAAGCTGGGCGACGACTACGTGACTACCGACGAGAAGCAGGAGCCGGTGGGCGACATCGATGCCCCCATCGTCTTCGTCGGCTACGGCATCAGCGCCCCCGAGTACAAGTGGAACGACTTCAAGGACGCCGACCTCAAGGGCAAGGTGCTGCTCATGCTGGTGAGCGAGCCGCCCTCCGATGATCCCGCTTTCTTCAAGGGCAAGGCCCTGACCTACTACGGCCGCTGGACCTACAAGTACGAGGAGGCGGCGCGCCGCGGCGCCCTGGGCGTGATCCTCATCCACAAGACCGAGATGGCCAGCTACGGCTGGGAGGTGGTGCGCAACTCCTGGAGCGGGGAAAAGTCCTACCTGCGGGGCGGCGACGAGCCCCACCTGCGCGCCGCCGGCTGGGTGCAGTTGGCGGTGGCGCGGCGACTGCTGGCCGCCTCCGGGCTGGACCTCGACCAGCTCCTGCAGCAGGCCAACTCGCGCGACTTCCAGCCCATCCCGCTGCCCGCCCGCCTCGAGGCGCACCTGGTCAGCAAGATCCGCACCTTCGAATCCAGCAACGTGGTGGGCAGGCTGCCGGGCTCCGACCCAGCGCGCAAGGACCAGGCGGTGATCTACACCGCGCACTACGATCACCTGGGCATCGGGCCCGCGGTCGACGGCGACCGCATCTACAACGGGGCCGACGACAACGCCACCGGCTGCGCCATCCTGCTGGAACTGGCCCGCGCCTACGCTTCCGCTGCGGAGCGGCCCCCGCGCTCCATCCTCTTCGCTTCCGTGACCGCGGAGGAGCAGGGGCTGCTGGGTTCCCAGTATCTGGGCCAGCATCCGCCGCTGGCCGCCGCCCACCTCACGCTCGACCTCAACTTCGACGACGTGCAGCCCCTGGGCGAGCCGGAGGAGGTCGAGGTGGTGGGCGCGGAGCGCACCACCTTCTATCCCGTGGTGGAACACACCGCCGGCACCTTCCGTCTGGAGATCGTGCCCGACTCCAACCCCAGCGCCGGCTACTACTACCGCTCCGACCATTTCAGCCTGGCGCGGGTGGGCGTGCCCGGCTTCTCCGTGGGCGAGGGCGACAAGTTCCAGGGACATCCGCGGGAGTGGGGCAAACAGCAGCACAGGCAGTTCACCGCCAAGCACTATCACCAGCCCAGCGACGAATATCGCCCGGAGATGGACTTCACCGCCGACGCCGCCCTCGCCCGATTCGGCTTTGCCCTGGGCTGGAAGGCGGCCAGCCTGCCCGGACTCATCCAATGGCAAGCGGGCGACGAGTTCGAGGCCGCCCGCAAGGCCAGCCAGGCAAGCGGGCGTCCCTGAGCGAACACCCCCGGAAGGGCTTGGGAAAGCCCCTTTTCGCGTGGTAAAGTCGCCTCCACAGACCCCCATCTGATCCTGTGCCCTCCGGGTGCGGGAGCGAGGAGAGGGCCGGCCCCCCGGGCGCCGGCCGGTCGAAGACTAAGTTCCTATGGCGCGTTTTTCATTCTTGCAACGCGGCGAGAACCTTCCGGAACTCGCCCGCGACTTGCAGATGGAGTCCTACACCCCGGCCATCGTCCTGGAAGGGCTGCTCACCGGGGTGGACAACGTGCGCCACGACGTCTTCTTGAGCCTGCGCTTCGCCGAGACCGCCCGCCTCAACATCTTCCGCCTGATCGCCAAGTACGGCGCGGTGGAGGAACTGGCGCGGGAGGATCCCCAGGCGCAGCGCCCGCCCTCGGTGATGCAGCGCGCGGAGGGCAGCGGCTCCATGAAGCCCTACAAGGGCCCCGACGCCGCCGACTTCCGACCCATGCTGACGGCGCTGCACACCGTGGCCCTCAATCGCGCCAAGGCGGAGGCTAACCTCTCCGTGGACCTGCTGGCCCGGCTCGCCTTCATCAAGTTCCTGAAGACGGAGATGCTGGCGCAGTTCAACCTGGTGGTGGAGCGCTGCCGGGCCAAGCTGAAGAGCTATGAGGGGCCGCGCACTCCCAATCCCGCCAAAGCGGTGGAGCTGCGCGAGCGCTTCGCTAAGTTCCAGGTCTCCAAGAAGGCGCTGTTGCGGCGCGTCGGGCAGGAACTGTTCCAGACCCTGCGCGACGTGGAGAAGGAGACCCTGGCACGCCTGCGCCGCTCGTTGTTCGGCGACGGCGCCGCCGAGGCCAGCTACGAGCTGTTCCTGAACCGCCTGCTGCTCACGGAGGACGGCCGCGACGACTTCCTTAACGCCGAGCACTACGTCATGCTGGGCAACTACGAGCGCGATCCCGACCGCTTCCAGACGCTGCTGGAGATCGCCGCCTCCTTCTTCAAGTCCCTGGAGCTCGACGGGGCCGACGAGGAGCGCCGTCTGGACGCTCTCTTCAGCGCCCCGAACAACGCCGAGGAGCTGCTGGGAGGCGGAACCCCCGACGAGAGCACCTCCAAGGGCAAGGCGCAGAAGGCGCTGCTGGCCGCCTGGGTGGACCTGCTGGAGCGCGAGAACGTGATGGAGCACATCATCGCCTCCTACGAGGCCGTGCCCCTCCTGCCCCAGTATTCCCCTCCCATCAATCCCCAGCAGCTCAAGAACGCCCTCATCTCCAGCACCGAGCGCAAGCGGGTGGAGACCCTGCTGCAGGAGCACGGCAAGATCTCCCCCGACAACCTGCACAAGGCGGTCAAGCGCCTGGATGCCTGCAAGGGAACGGAGCGCGGCAAGGTGGCGGGGCGCTTTCTGCGCGACTTCATCCGCTACCACCGCGACCTGCGCCGCCTGGAGGCCCTGGACGCCGCCATGGAGGGCGTCAACGTCATCACCACCGAGAAGCTGCGCCAGCTCTCCGCCATCAACAACACCCTCTACGAGTTCCTGCTGCCGGAAGAGCAGAAGCCGGTGGAGGACAGGGTGGTGCACCACGTGGTGATCAAGGCCGACATCCGCGAGTCCAGCATCCTGACCCGCACCCTCTCCGAGCGCGGCCTCAATCCCGCCTCCTATTTCAGCCTCAACTTCTACGAGCCGGTGAACAAGCTGCTCCCCAAGTACGGGGCCGACAAGGTCTTCATCGAGGGCGACGCTGTGATCCTGGCTCTGTTCGAGCGCGAAGGAGAATCCGGCTTCGGGGTGGGCCGCGCCTGCGTGCTGGCCAAGGAGATCACCGAGATCGTCCGCGCCTACAACCAGAAGTCGCAGCAGGCCGGGCTGCCCACCCTGGAATTGGGCATCGGTATCTCCTACCAGGATTCGCCGCCCATGTACCTCATGGACGGCTCCAGCCGCATCATGATCTCGGGGGCGCTCAACGAGAGCGACCGCCTCTCCTCGTGCAGCCGCGGCTCCCGCCGCTACCTCAACGGCGCCGAGACCCTGTTCAACGTCTACAACTTCCAGACGGTGGACGACGAAGATACCGGCGGCACCCCCGAGGAGTTCCTGCTGCGCTACAACATCGGCGGCATTCACATCAACGAGGCCGCCTTCCAGAAGCTCTCCCAGGAGATCTCCCTGCAGGCCCACGACCTCACTCTGCCCACCATCTGGGACCAGGAGGTGGTACGGCTGTACAGCGGGCTGGTGCCGGTGGCCCAGGGCAGCTTCCACCGGGTGGTGGTGCGGCAGGGGCGCATCCCCCACGTCGAGGCTCGCGACTTCAAACTCAAGCAGTGGACCGACCGCCTCTATTATGAGGTGTGCACCAACCCCGCCATCTACGAGTACGTGGAGCACGGCGTGGGCGCCCCTTCGCCCGCGCGCAGCACCACGGTCTAGTCGTCGTCCTTCGGTTGTCGGCCGGTCTATCAAAGACATCCCGAGCGCAGCGAGGGAGCCCTATGGCCACGGACGCTCTGCGGTGTATAAATCCAGTGTGACTTTCTTCCGAAAGGGCCGCTTGGTAGCGACGGTTCTATTCTGCGTGGGGGTCTGCGCAGCGGTCGTTGAATACAGGACCGTTGAATACCCTCAGAGCGTTCGTCGAATCCGTGGACGGGTGACCGGATACGGCGCGATCAATCCCGGCGTGCAGGTGTACGTCTTCGATAACGCACAGGTCTGGCTCGATCACTCTTTGTCGATGCAAGAGAAACGAAAGAGGCAGACCAACGACGCTGACGCAGTCACAGACGAGCAAGGACGTTTCGCGGTGAAGAGACTGCCGGAGGGGTTCTACGAAGTGGAGTTTCGGCGAGATGGGTGGGATGTAGTGTCCGCGCTTGTCCATGTGAAGCATGGCGGCACGAAGGACCAGTTATGTGTCGTACTGAGAATCGAAAGCGGTCCGGGCGAAGATTCCGTGGAGAAGTGCCCCTAAGAGGGCGGCGCCAACGACCGACGGCTGCCCTTCGCTGACGATCGGGTAGCGATAGGGCTCCCTCTCCCGCTCTGCGGGATCGGGATGTTTGTTCTTAGGCCAACGGCCTCAGTAGGAGATCTTCTTCCCGATCACGAAGGGGATCTGGACCACGGCCTCCAGGTCCACGGCCTGGCCGTTCTTGGTGGCGGGGCGAAAGCGCCAGCGCAGCAGCGCCAGGCGCGCATTCTGGTCCAGGCGGTCGTCCACGCCGCGCAGCACCTTGACGTCGGCCACCGAGCCGTCGGCGCGGATCACGGCGTAGAGCGTCACCGTGCCCTCCACCCCGTCTTTGATGAGCTGGTTGGGATAGGCGGGATCCACCTTGTCGAGGGCGACGGGAGCGGTCAACTCGCCGGCCTTGGGATCGTCGGCCAACTCGGCGAAGCGCATCACCCAGCTTCCCCCGGCGGAGGTCAGGTTGGGCGCGTTCAGGATCATCTGGTAGTACTTCTTGCCGCCGAAGACCTCGTCCTCGATCTTGTCGCTGCCGCTGCGGCTGGGGCTGGGGCTGGTGGAAGGAGCAGGGACGCTGGTGTTGCGGGGCACGTCGGCCAGGCGAGGCGGAGCCGCCGCGGCCAGCAATGCGTTGCGCGTCGCCGAGCTACCGGGATGGCCGGCGCCTGCGGGCGGCGCGGCGGAAGGGACCTTGGCCACCACCGCGGCCGGGCCGGGATTGTAGGCCCC from Terriglobales bacterium includes these protein-coding regions:
- a CDS encoding TlpA disulfide reductase family protein, whose protein sequence is MPALETGAAAPGFTLPGMEGKKFSLAEALQRGPVLAAFFKVSCPVCQFTLPFLERIHRACAGTKATVLGISQDDNKDTAAFLREYGISFPVLLDDTRSYPVSNAYGLTNVPTVFLITSEGGVEISSVGWSRQDVESIAARLAQAAGKPPAALFRPREDVPDFKAG
- a CDS encoding M28 family peptidase encodes the protein MRRIPYLALLLLFAVCLPAPAQKGAPRSAPKAGEVAARLPRAALAAMESISAERMRAHVKFLADDLLEGRGTGARGGDLAALYIATQFELDGLQPAGDHGTWFQKVPLIGITTQPESTFTLVPDQGPPMPLKLGDDYVTTDEKQEPVGDIDAPIVFVGYGISAPEYKWNDFKDADLKGKVLLMLVSEPPSDDPAFFKGKALTYYGRWTYKYEEAARRGALGVILIHKTEMASYGWEVVRNSWSGEKSYLRGGDEPHLRAAGWVQLAVARRLLAASGLDLDQLLQQANSRDFQPIPLPARLEAHLVSKIRTFESSNVVGRLPGSDPARKDQAVIYTAHYDHLGIGPAVDGDRIYNGADDNATGCAILLELARAYASAAERPPRSILFASVTAEEQGLLGSQYLGQHPPLAAAHLTLDLNFDDVQPLGEPEEVEVVGAERTTFYPVVEHTAGTFRLEIVPDSNPSAGYYYRSDHFSLARVGVPGFSVGEGDKFQGHPREWGKQQHRQFTAKHYHQPSDEYRPEMDFTADAALARFGFALGWKAASLPGLIQWQAGDEFEAARKASQASGRP